ACCACCAGCAACAGGGTTTGAAGAAGTAACAAATGGATAAGTCCCTTGATCGACATCAAGTAAAATACCTTGTGCCCCTTCAAATAATACTTTGCCACCTTCATCTAATACATCATTTAAAATTTTTGAAGTATCTGTAACATATTTAGCGATTTCTTGTCCATAACCGTAATATTCTTCGAAGATTTCTTCGAATGTTACACCTTCCACTTCATAAAATTTCTCGAACAACTTATTTTTAATTACTAAATTATGACGTAGTTTTTCTTCAAATACTTCTTTATCTAATAAATCAGCCATACGGATACCGATACGTGCTACTTTATCTTGATAGCAAGGTCCGATACCTTTACAAGTTGTACCGATTTTGTTATCGCCACGGCTTTCTTCATCTGCGATATCTTGTTTAATATGATATGGTAAAATAACATGGGCACGATTGGAAATACGAAGATTATCTGTATTGATGCCTCGTTCCTGCAGTCCTTTTAACTCTGTTACAAGCGATTTTGGGTTAACAACCATCCCATTCCCCATCACAGACGTTTTCTCTTTGTAGAAAATACCTGATGGGATTAAATGTAACTTATATGTTTCACCATTAATTTTAATGGTATGTCCAGCGTTATCGCCACCTGCAAAGCGGGCAATCGCATCTGCCTTTTGTGAAAGGAAATCTGTAATTTTACCTTTACCTTCGTCTCCCCACTGTGTTCCTACAACTACAACTGATGTCATAATCAGCACCTCCGTTAGATACGTATTGTATCTCATTAATCAAGCCGTAAATTATTGTAACAATGTTAGAAACAACTCGTCAATAAAAAAATAGTTAAAAACACGAACATAAAATCAATTACTATGATTTAACGTTCGTGTTTAATGACGGAATGGTATGAATATTATCTCTTTTCTAGATAAATATTACTAATCACGTGGTGGCGGTGGTGGCATTTGTGACCAATCCACGTTTATAAATTTATTGAATTCCTTTTTAAAAGCAAGTGTCACTGTTCCTGTAGGACCGTTACGCTGTTTAGCAATAATAATTTCAATCATATTTTTACTCTCGGACTCTTTATCGTAATAGTCATCACGATATAAGAAGGCAACAATATCGGCATCTTGCTCAATACTTCCTGATTCACGTAAGTCACTCATCATTGGTCGCTTATCCTGACGTTGCTCCACGCCACGTGAAAGCTGCGATAGTGCAATTACTGGTACCTTTAACTCACGCGCTAATCCTTTTAACGAACGTGAGATTTCTGATACTTCTTGTTGACGGTTTTCCCCAGGCTTCCCACTACCCTGAATAAGCTGTAAGTAATCGATTAGAATCATTCCAAGTCCATGCTCTTGTGCTAAACGTCTACACTTTGCTCGAATTTCATTGATACGGACACCTGGCGTGTCGTCAATAAAAATACCTGAATTCGATAAACTTCCCATTGCCATCGTTAGTTTACCCCAATCTTCGGTAGTTAAAGCACCTGTACGTAAAACTTGTGCATCAATATTTCCTTCGGCACATAGCATACGCATAACTAGCTGCTCAGCACCCATCTCTAATGAGAAGATGGCAACATTTTCACGTGCTTGCACAGCTACACTTTGTGCAACGTTTAACGCAAAAGCCGTTTTCCCTACAGAAGGTCGCGCCGCAACAATAATCAAGTCATTGCGTTGGAAGCCTGCTGTAATATGGTCTAAATCACGGAAGCCTGTTGGAATCCCTGTTACATCACCTTTACGGGATTGAAGCTGTTCGATATTATCGAATGTCTCAACTAAAACATCTTTTACATGTTTAAAGTCGCCAGCATTTTTTCGGTTGGCGACCTCCATCATTTTCTTCTCTGCTTCGCCGAGTAATGCCTCTACCTCGTCCTCACGTGTGTAGCCGTCCTCAACTATTTTTGTAGCTACACGGATTAAACGACGTAATAACGCTTTTTCCTCAACGATTTTGGCATAGTGAGCAACGTTTGCTGCCGTAGGGACAGCATTGGCGAGCTCTAGTAAATACGATAGCCCGCCAACATCCTCAATCTCTTTTTTTGCTGATAATTCCTCAGTAACTGTTACAACATCTATCGCTTTTCCTTGATCACTTAAACGCAGCATTGTCTCAAAAATCTTCTTATGGGCGTTTTGGTAAAAATCATCAGCTAGCAGAATTTCTGATGCTGTGATTAGTGCCTGTGGTTCTAGAAAAATTGCACCGATAACCGATTGCTCCGCTTCCCGGTTATGCGGTGGAACGCGGTCCATCATCGGTTCGTTCATGGATAGTCGCCCCTTATTCTTCCGTTACTTGTACTTTTAATGTCGCTGATACTTCGTGATGTAGTTTTACAGGTACATTTGTAAAGCCTAGTGCACGGATGCCATCAGGTAAAGTCATTTTACGTTTATCAATTTTAATGCCATGTA
This DNA window, taken from Lysinibacillus sp. FSL M8-0337, encodes the following:
- the dnaB gene encoding replicative DNA helicase, whose product is MNEPMMDRVPPHNREAEQSVIGAIFLEPQALITASEILLADDFYQNAHKKIFETMLRLSDQGKAIDVVTVTEELSAKKEIEDVGGLSYLLELANAVPTAANVAHYAKIVEEKALLRRLIRVATKIVEDGYTREDEVEALLGEAEKKMMEVANRKNAGDFKHVKDVLVETFDNIEQLQSRKGDVTGIPTGFRDLDHITAGFQRNDLIIVAARPSVGKTAFALNVAQSVAVQARENVAIFSLEMGAEQLVMRMLCAEGNIDAQVLRTGALTTEDWGKLTMAMGSLSNSGIFIDDTPGVRINEIRAKCRRLAQEHGLGMILIDYLQLIQGSGKPGENRQQEVSEISRSLKGLARELKVPVIALSQLSRGVEQRQDKRPMMSDLRESGSIEQDADIVAFLYRDDYYDKESESKNMIEIIIAKQRNGPTGTVTLAFKKEFNKFINVDWSQMPPPPPRD
- a CDS encoding adenylosuccinate synthase codes for the protein MTSVVVVGTQWGDEGKGKITDFLSQKADAIARFAGGDNAGHTIKINGETYKLHLIPSGIFYKEKTSVMGNGMVVNPKSLVTELKGLQERGINTDNLRISNRAHVILPYHIKQDIADEESRGDNKIGTTCKGIGPCYQDKVARIGIRMADLLDKEVFEEKLRHNLVIKNKLFEKFYEVEGVTFEEIFEEYYGYGQEIAKYVTDTSKILNDVLDEGGKVLFEGAQGILLDVDQGTYPFVTSSNPVAGGVAIGAGIGPSKVSSVIGVCKAYTSRVGDGPFPTELFDEVGQQIREVGREYGTTTGRPRRVGWFDTVVVRHSRRVSGITHLALNSIDVLSGLDTVKICTAYKYKDETITEYPANLHIIEQCEPIYEELPGWSEDVTGCRTLEELPENARRYVERVSELTGIQIATFSVGPGREQTNVLVDIWEA